Proteins encoded by one window of Haliotis asinina isolate JCU_RB_2024 chromosome 6, JCU_Hal_asi_v2, whole genome shotgun sequence:
- the LOC137286188 gene encoding uncharacterized protein, producing the protein MGVWQGLLTLLVPLVFGALPPPSPALPGPGPLPNAPPPLIPIDHQRCLALKKETSLVKVPVPYFCHPRDMTGIPLPNVVNPDISLMVMRLQWSGYRMCTRQMALPTHRYVPVPVCCPGWRRSPSGKCDIPTSVPHPSKRSPCLNGGFPRKGKHCCICPPGFSGTFCQNKSPAAARSPLGRPVVIPPMMRHSGPALPHGRPDLRLGRLIRELARLSPSGRGPLPINPTLIRLLMDRTNSRRRKTMKNVRMGLSPRPTVNTAYINQVPGAPATPAKPVVNTAYINKVPKNPNPSARPIVNTAYINQVPKRSNVPKITRNVAYINQLPKSTSKVTPNVAYINQLPKQDNTPKITPNVAYINQLPKRDNTPKTTPNVAYINQLPKRDNTPKITPNVAYINQLPQRRRPVVKVPMSTAYINQLVHRRPTRITVNTAYINRVPRPGSTNITPPVNTAAINQLPKVNRLLVQAPAQTAYINRVPSIPLMRGRPAVNTAAINRITPNTPRPVIAPPVVMPTRLGIRPMVNPAAVNQLPPRTREPDVQEPTVSPALPPSDPTDAPARTGTHGSPSHNGPSIASAQECKQILEVGVTRCFREAGVLAAPADVFNPQNPEVARVICSQGRRLRPCIMAGETACGRGMRVIITRRMLSSLLNAMGNLCALQVSRPPTRQSLPNQPQQPHFPTVLPPQRIPQAPTEPQSPDEVQQVPQVPDVLAGEVPIRRSCMNGGYVVVQGDVEVCECTSGFGGDHCEIPICIPGCENNGVCENVDGVAMCVCFNGYTGEMCEIVPVVAVTEVEQPKPVDPATTSLETSPNPVPVMKTDLSKEDPDHSASKAQHTVDVEHKKVEIFGYPLWLVLAVALGIFALLFVLSLTCCLCLKCRRSKHSFELSREAVKIPLPDNIYTVGVVPPVYEAKGIPPLSYEEAKGETIKGEDKNAVDTEKNGKEEN; encoded by the exons ATGGGTGTGTGGCAAGGTCTACTAACGCTCCTTGTCCCCCTAGTTTTCGGGGCCCTTCCCCCTCCGTCTCCTGCACTTCCAGG ACCGGGCCCTCTGCCGAACGCCCCGCCCCCACTGATCCCTATCGACCACCAACGATGTTTGGCTTTGAAGAAAGAGACCAGCCTCGTGAAGGTTCCCGTCCCATATTTCTGCCACCCCCGGGACATGACAGGAATACCCCTCCCAAACGTGGTCAACCCTGACATCAGCCTGATGGTCATGAGGCTGCAATG GAGCGGCTACAGGATGTGCACCCGTCAGATGGCGCTGCCCACCCACAGATACGTCCCTGTACCGGTGTGTTGCCCAGGTTGGAGGAGAAGTCCCTCCGGAAAATGTGATATAC CCACCAGCGTGCCTCACCCATCCAAACGAAGTCCATGCCTCAATGGCGGATTCCCAAGGAAAGGCAAACATTGCTGCATCTGCCCGCCGGGGTTCTCTGGGACCTTCTGCCAGAACAAGTCTCCCGCCGCAGCCCGGAGTCCGCTGGGGCGCCCAGTTGTCATCCCTCCGATGATGAGGCACTCAGGACCCGCCCTTCCCCATGGCAGACCAGACCTCCGCCTTGGTCGACTCATCAGGGAACTAGCCAGACTCTCGCCATCTGGTAGGGGTCCACTTCCGATCAATCCAACTCTGATCAGACTCCTGATGGACCGGACGAACAGCAGGAGACGGAAAACCATGAAAAATGTTAGGATGGGGCTGTCCCCTCGCCCCACTGTAAACACCGCCTATATCAACCAGGTCCCTGGGGCGCCAGCGACACCCGCCAAGCCAGTGGTCAATACAGCCTATATTAACAAAGTTCCCAAGAACCCTAACCCTTCTGCCCGGCCTATCGTCAACACTGCCTATATAAACCAAGTCCCTAAAAGAAGCAATGTGCCCAAAATAACACGAAACGTTGCGTATATAAACCAGCTCCCCAAGAGCACGTCCAAAGTAACGCCAAATGTTGCATATATCAACCAGCTCCCTAAACAAGATAACACACCCAAAATAACGCCAAATGTTGCATATATCAACCAGCTCCCTAAACGAGACAACACACCCAAAACAACACCAAACGTTGCGTACATAAACCAGCTCCCAAAACGAGATAACACACCCAAAATAACGCCAAATGTTGCTTATATCAACCAGCTCCCACAACGACGAAGGCCAGTAGTAAAGGTACCAATGAGCACAGCATACATTAACCAGTTAGTCCATCGTCGACCCACTAGAATCACGGTGAACACTGCCTACATCAACCGAGTTCCACGGCCCGGTAGCACAAACATCACACCTCCTGTAAACACTGCAGCCATTAATCAGCTGCCCAAAGTGAACAGACTTCTGGTTCAGGCTCCGGCACAGACAGCGTACATCAATCGCGTCCCCTCCATCCCACTAATGAGGGGGAGACCAGCCGTCAACACAGCAGCCATTAACAGGATCACACCCAACACCCCTCGTCCAGTGATCGCTCCTCCCGTTGTGATGCCAACCAGACTTGGAATCCGACCAATGGTGAATCCAGCTGCAGTCAACCAACTTCCTCCACGGACCCGGGAACCAGATGTCCAGGAGCCTACAGTCAGTCCTGCGCTGCCACCGTCGGACCCTACAGATGCCCCAGCAAGGACTGGAACTCACGGGAGCCCATCTCACAATGGACCTTCTATCG CCTCAGCCCAGGAGTGTAAGCAGATTCTCGAAGTAGGCGTGACGCGATGCTTCCGGGAGGCCGGCGTCCTGGCCGCCCCTGCCGACGTCTTCAACCCCCAGAACCCGGAAGTAGCCCGCGTAATATGCAG TCAAGGACGACGTCTGAGACCATGCATCATGGCCGGGGAGACGGCGTGTGGGCGTGGCATGAGGGTGATCATCACACGGAGGATGCTGTCATCATTACTTAACGCCATGGGCAACCTCTGTGCTTTACAAG TCTCAAGACCACCGACCAGACAGAGTCTCCCGAACCAGCCCCAGCAACCCCACTTCCCCACCGTCCTTCCTCCCCAGCGGATACCTCAGGCTCCCACAGAACCCCAGAGCCCCGATGAGGTACAGCAGGTACCCCAGGTACCCGACGTCCTGGCTGGCGAGGTGCCGATCAGACGCTCCTGCATGAACGGCGGATACGTGGTAGTCCAGGGCGATGTAGAAGTCTGCGAGTGTACAAGCGGATTTGGAGGGGACCACTGTGAAATTC CCATCTGTATTCCCGGCTGTGAGAACAACGGCGTGTGTGAGAACGTCGACGGCGTTGCTATGTGCGTCTGCTTCAACGGCTACACCGGAGAAATGTGCGAGATTG TTCCAGTCGTGGCCGTAACTGAAGTTGAGCAGCCAAAGCCAG TTGACCCGGCCACCACCTCGCTGGAGACCAGCCCTAACCCTG TGCCAGTGATGAAGACAGACCTCTCCAAGGAGGACCCCGACCATAGTGCATCCAAGGCCCAGCACACAGTGGATGTTGAACACAAGAAGGTGGAAATTTTCGGCTACCCGTTGTGGTTGGTCCTTGCTGTTGCTCTTGGGATCTTTGCCCTTCTCTTCGTTCTCAGTCTCACGTGCTGTCTGTGTCTCAAATGTCGTCGCTCGAAGCATTCATTCGAGTTAAGCAGAGAAGCTGTGAAAATCCCACTGCCGGACAATATCTACACAGTAGGAGTTGTACCACCTGTCTATGAGGCAAAGGGCATTCCTCCTCTTTCGTATGAAGAGGCGAAAGGGGAGACAATCAAGGGTGAAGACAAGAACGCTGTCGATACAGAAAAGAATGGCAAAGAAGAAAATTAA